A DNA window from Prevotella intermedia ATCC 25611 = DSM 20706 contains the following coding sequences:
- a CDS encoding virulence RhuM family protein, which yields MEANNNDNMLIYQSEDGKIKIDVRFEGETAWLSLEQMSMLFGRDKSTISRHIKNVFEEGELNLNSTVAKFATVQMEGSRTIERNIDYYNLDVIISVGYRVKSQQGTQFRIWATQRLREYIIKGFALNDERFKTGSSYNYFKELLGRIREIRLSEKVFYQQIKDIYATSIDYNPSDDMTLAFYKEVQNKLLWAVSGKTAAELLYYRANATLPMMGLTSTLKEGKVTKADALIGKNYLNEDEINMLKLIVEQFLAYAEAQALAEKPMYMRDWVQKLRLVLTMNEKNILEHAGSISHELAVEKATKEYIAYKEQQRQIEHIDSIKQLDQDIKRIAPNKNSKKETQR from the coding sequence ATGGAAGCTAACAATAACGATAATATGCTCATCTATCAATCGGAAGATGGGAAAATCAAGATAGACGTCCGTTTTGAAGGTGAAACTGCTTGGCTTAGCTTAGAGCAGATGTCAATGCTTTTCGGTCGTGACAAATCTACAATATCCAGACATATTAAGAATGTATTTGAAGAAGGAGAATTGAACCTTAATTCAACTGTTGCAAAATTTGCAACAGTTCAAATGGAAGGAAGCAGAACTATCGAAAGAAATATAGATTATTACAACCTTGATGTTATTATTTCTGTTGGCTATCGTGTTAAATCGCAACAAGGTACGCAGTTTCGTATCTGGGCAACTCAACGTCTGAGAGAATATATCATAAAAGGTTTTGCGCTGAACGATGAGCGGTTTAAAACAGGTTCATCGTACAATTACTTTAAGGAACTCTTAGGGCGCATTCGAGAGATACGTCTTTCTGAGAAGGTATTTTATCAACAGATAAAGGACATCTATGCCACCAGCATAGACTATAACCCTTCAGACGATATGACACTGGCATTTTATAAGGAGGTACAAAACAAATTGCTTTGGGCGGTAAGTGGAAAAACGGCTGCAGAACTTCTTTATTATCGTGCCAATGCAACGCTTCCTATGATGGGGCTGACTTCAACTTTGAAAGAGGGGAAGGTAACCAAAGCCGATGCCTTGATAGGTAAGAACTATCTCAATGAGGACGAAATAAATATGTTGAAACTAATTGTAGAGCAGTTTCTTGCCTATGCAGAAGCACAGGCATTGGCAGAGAAGCCTATGTATATGCGTGATTGGGTGCAGAAACTACGCCTTGTTCTTACTATGAACGAGAAAAATATTCTTGAACATGCAGGTAGTATTTCTCACGAATTGGCAGTGGAGAAAGCTACAAAGGAATACATTGCTTACAAAGAACAACAACGACAAATAGAGCATATTGACAGTATTAAGCAGCTTGACCAAGACATCAAGCGTATTGCACCAAATAAGAATAGTAAGAAAGAAACACAACGATAA
- a CDS encoding DUF2723 domain-containing protein — protein MKKFRLVDNTLGWLAFLIAAFVYCSTIEPTASFWDCPEFITTGYKLEVGHPPGAPFFALTANLFSHFASDVTQVARMVNTMSALLSATCIMFLFWTISHLARKLIVRDGEEISMGKMIAIEGAAMVGALIYTFSDTFWFSAVEGEVYAYSSAFTAVVFWLILKWEDNADKPHADRWLVLIAYMTGLSIGVHLLNLLCIPAIVLVYYYKRVPDANLKGSLIALAVSIVLVAAVLYGIVPGIITVGGFFELLFTNTLGMPFNTGTILYILLLIGSFVWAIAETYKDSNRNRQNIAFLAAFGLIGIPFVGYGWSAFIVGIIILASLYFVLNIKRGKELLVSARLKNTALLCMLMMIIGYASYAEIVIRSTANPPMDQNSPEDIFTLGNYLARDQYGDSPLLYGQAYTSQPKVAEDGRHYEMKKGKPIYERKEKASPDEPDAYFLVRNKTSQVFEQNMFFPRMWDNAHAQDYEQIMGGIDGHDVNGVKMPTQFENIRFFLSYQCNFMYWRYFMWNFAGRQNDIQGYGEPEHGNWITGISFIDNMLYGDQDLLPDELKANKGHNVFYCLPLLLGLLGLFWQAWRGRRGIQQFWVVFFLFFMTGLAIVVYLNQTPSQPRERDYAYAGSFYAYAIWCGLGVLAIYDWLKKLKVSGTAAAAIASAASILVPIQMASQTWDDHDRSGRYTCRDFGQNYLNSMQEKGNPIVFTNGDNDTFPLWYNQDVEGVRTDTRVCNLSYLQTDWYIDQMRRPAYTSPSVPIKWNRLDYISGTNEYIPVQPELKQQVLDLYKENPEQARQQFGADPFELKNVLKYWVRSRDPQFHCIPTDTLYMTIDKAAVRRSGMMMPTDSIPDRMAISLVGKEGLMKSDIMMLEMIANCNWTRPLYVAITVGSDNFMNLGDNFIQEGLLNRITPFYTKEAGSFDTDKTYNLVMNKFRWGGVATKGVYLDETVLRMCYTHRREMAQLAMNLLLEGKRDKALKVLEKAEKELPTYNVPLSFSHVKGGPIMADAYAMLGKKAKAEAMYNAMWKTSAQYVRYYLSLPTNTFNMNMSSCAMHLQIMYQYIRANEQNNPQWANAHNAELMGMLKAYEAKGGKMQ, from the coding sequence ATGAAAAAGTTTAGATTGGTGGACAACACGCTGGGGTGGCTCGCTTTCCTGATTGCTGCCTTCGTTTACTGCTCCACGATAGAGCCAACGGCAAGTTTTTGGGACTGCCCCGAGTTTATTACAACAGGCTATAAGCTCGAAGTAGGGCACCCACCGGGGGCACCGTTCTTTGCGCTTACAGCCAATCTCTTCTCGCATTTTGCAAGCGACGTAACGCAGGTGGCACGTATGGTGAACACTATGAGTGCGCTGTTGTCGGCAACGTGCATTATGTTCCTGTTTTGGACAATCTCCCATCTCGCACGCAAGCTAATCGTGCGCGACGGCGAAGAAATATCAATGGGCAAGATGATAGCCATTGAGGGCGCAGCGATGGTGGGCGCATTAATCTACACTTTCAGCGATACTTTCTGGTTTTCGGCTGTCGAAGGCGAAGTTTATGCCTACTCGTCGGCGTTCACGGCAGTGGTGTTTTGGCTCATATTGAAGTGGGAAGACAATGCCGACAAGCCGCACGCCGACCGATGGTTGGTTTTAATTGCCTATATGACAGGACTTTCCATCGGTGTTCACTTGCTCAATTTGCTTTGTATTCCTGCCATCGTGCTGGTTTATTATTACAAGCGTGTGCCCGATGCCAACCTCAAAGGCTCGCTCATTGCCCTCGCCGTATCTATCGTTTTGGTGGCTGCCGTGCTTTATGGCATCGTGCCAGGCATCATCACCGTGGGCGGTTTCTTCGAGCTTTTGTTTACCAATACGCTCGGTATGCCGTTCAACACGGGTACCATTCTTTACATCTTACTGCTCATTGGCAGCTTTGTTTGGGCTATTGCCGAAACCTATAAGGACAGCAATCGCAATCGTCAGAACATAGCATTCCTTGCTGCTTTCGGACTTATCGGTATTCCGTTCGTGGGCTACGGCTGGAGCGCATTCATCGTTGGCATCATCATACTTGCAAGTCTGTACTTCGTGCTCAACATCAAGCGTGGCAAAGAGTTGCTCGTTTCAGCACGTTTGAAGAACACGGCGTTGCTCTGTATGCTCATGATGATAATCGGATACGCATCGTATGCCGAAATCGTGATACGCTCAACGGCGAACCCTCCAATGGACCAGAACTCGCCAGAGGACATCTTTACGCTCGGAAACTACCTTGCACGCGACCAGTATGGCGACTCTCCGCTGCTCTACGGACAGGCTTATACCAGTCAGCCAAAGGTGGCAGAAGACGGCAGACACTACGAGATGAAGAAGGGCAAGCCTATCTATGAACGCAAGGAAAAGGCATCGCCCGACGAGCCAGACGCTTACTTCCTGGTGCGCAACAAGACATCGCAGGTGTTTGAACAGAATATGTTCTTCCCTCGTATGTGGGACAATGCGCACGCACAGGACTACGAACAGATTATGGGAGGCATAGACGGACACGACGTGAACGGCGTTAAGATGCCGACACAGTTCGAGAACATACGCTTCTTCCTGTCTTATCAGTGCAACTTTATGTACTGGCGATACTTTATGTGGAACTTCGCTGGTCGCCAAAACGACATACAAGGCTATGGCGAACCTGAACACGGAAACTGGATTACGGGTATCTCGTTCATCGACAATATGCTCTATGGCGACCAAGACTTGCTGCCCGACGAGCTGAAAGCAAACAAGGGACACAATGTGTTCTACTGTCTGCCGCTCTTGCTCGGTCTGCTTGGTCTGTTCTGGCAGGCATGGCGAGGACGCCGAGGCATACAGCAGTTCTGGGTAGTGTTCTTCCTTTTCTTTATGACAGGACTTGCCATCGTGGTTTATCTGAACCAAACACCAAGCCAGCCACGCGAGCGCGACTATGCTTATGCAGGCTCGTTCTACGCTTACGCTATATGGTGCGGACTCGGAGTGCTTGCCATTTACGACTGGCTGAAGAAGCTGAAGGTTTCCGGAACCGCCGCTGCAGCCATTGCTTCGGCAGCATCTATCCTTGTTCCGATACAGATGGCGTCGCAGACTTGGGACGACCACGACCGCTCTGGACGCTACACTTGCCGCGATTTCGGACAGAATTATCTGAACTCTATGCAGGAAAAGGGCAACCCAATCGTGTTCACTAACGGCGACAACGATACTTTCCCACTGTGGTACAACCAAGATGTTGAAGGCGTGCGCACCGACACTCGCGTCTGCAACCTGTCGTACTTGCAGACCGATTGGTACATCGACCAGATGCGCCGACCTGCCTACACATCGCCAAGTGTGCCAATCAAGTGGAACCGACTCGACTATATAAGCGGTACAAACGAATACATTCCTGTGCAGCCAGAGCTGAAACAACAGGTGTTAGACTTATACAAGGAGAACCCTGAACAGGCAAGACAACAGTTCGGTGCCGACCCATTCGAACTGAAGAACGTGCTGAAATACTGGGTGCGTTCGCGCGACCCGCAGTTCCACTGCATACCTACTGACACGTTGTATATGACCATTGACAAGGCAGCAGTGCGCCGCAGTGGTATGATGATGCCCACCGACAGCATTCCAGACCGTATGGCTATCTCGCTCGTGGGTAAGGAAGGATTGATGAAGAGCGACATTATGATGCTCGAAATGATTGCCAACTGCAACTGGACACGTCCGCTTTATGTGGCTATTACCGTAGGCAGCGACAACTTTATGAATCTTGGCGACAACTTCATACAGGAAGGATTGCTGAACCGCATCACACCGTTCTACACCAAGGAGGCAGGTAGCTTCGACACAGATAAGACCTATAACCTCGTTATGAACAAGTTCCGATGGGGCGGAGTAGCTACAAAGGGAGTCTATCTCGACGAAACCGTTCTGCGTATGTGCTACACCCACCGTCGTGAAATGGCACAATTGGCAATGAATCTTCTGTTGGAAGGCAAGCGCGACAAGGCTTTGAAGGTGCTTGAGAAGGCTGAAAAGGAACTGCCAACCTATAATGTGCCGCTTTCGTTCTCACACGTGAAGGGTGGACCGATAATGGCTGACGCCTACGCAATGTTAGGAAAGAAAGCCAAAGCAGAAGCAATGTACAATGCAATGTGGAAGACATCAGCGCAATACGTGCGCTACTACTTGAGTCTTCCTACAAATACATTCAATATGAACATGAGTTCTTGCGCAATGCACTTGCAGATTATGTATCAGTATATTCGTGCAAACGAGCAGAACAATCCGCAGTGGGCAAATGCACACAACGCCGAACTTATGGGAATGTTAAAGGCTTACGAGGCAAAAGGCGGCAAAATGCAGTAA
- a CDS encoding polysaccharide deacetylase family protein — MFIEQPARWLRWLYPHALWRMSPDDHSVYLTFDDGPIPEATPFILDTLDKYGAKATFFMVGDNVRKYPELYEEVVRRGHLVGNHTYHHLGSFKHFTLTYAVDVIEANALIKSKFFRPPHGWLRHTVYWWVKRRYRVVMWDLVTRDYSKWLTGKDVLRNVQKYARNGSIITFHDSLKSIDKLHYALPRALEWLKNEGYEFKIFKEGD; from the coding sequence ATGTTTATAGAACAACCCGCACGCTGGTTGCGATGGCTTTACCCGCACGCATTGTGGCGAATGTCGCCCGACGACCACTCCGTCTATCTGACATTCGACGATGGTCCTATCCCCGAAGCCACACCTTTCATTCTCGATACGCTCGACAAGTACGGTGCAAAAGCAACCTTCTTTATGGTTGGCGACAACGTAAGGAAGTATCCCGAACTTTACGAAGAAGTGGTGCGCAGGGGGCATTTGGTGGGCAACCATACCTATCATCACCTTGGCTCGTTCAAGCATTTCACCCTTACCTATGCGGTCGATGTCATCGAAGCCAACGCCCTCATCAAGTCAAAGTTCTTCCGTCCGCCGCACGGCTGGCTCCGCCATACCGTCTATTGGTGGGTGAAACGGAGGTATCGTGTCGTAATGTGGGACCTCGTAACCCGCGATTACTCCAAGTGGCTTACAGGGAAAGACGTGCTGCGCAACGTTCAGAAATACGCCCGCAACGGTTCTATCATCACGTTCCACGATTCATTGAAGAGCATCGACAAGCTTCATTACGCCCTGCCGCGTGCTTTGGAGTGGCTGAAAAACGAAGGATATGAGTTCAAGATATTCAAGGAAGGAGATTAA
- the queG gene encoding tRNA epoxyqueuosine(34) reductase QueG, which translates to MSSRYSRKEIKVEAERLGFFACGIARAEPVDAETAAAVRGWISKGSQATMDYMANYTEKRLNPCLLVPGTKSIVSLAMNYAPAQTMPETEYQLAAYAYGQDYHDVMKAKLRQLAALIANKFEGENDSEVGENDGNSTAITTPKTNKTSEEPTGEIRVFVDTAPVLERYWAQRAGLGWIGKNHQLIIPRAGSMFFLGEIFLPYEFESYDSPMPSRCGNCRRCIEACPTCAITDEWGFDSEKCLSYQLIENRGELSEQAKQSMGTTIYGCDRCQTACPWNKFATPNTTPEFQPKSELLAMTKADWHNLTIDEYRALFKGSAVKRVKFDGLKRNISAKE; encoded by the coding sequence ATGAGTTCAAGATATTCAAGGAAGGAGATTAAAGTCGAGGCAGAACGTCTCGGCTTTTTTGCTTGTGGCATAGCCCGTGCCGAGCCTGTCGATGCCGAAACAGCCGCTGCCGTGCGTGGTTGGATAAGCAAAGGCAGTCAAGCCACGATGGACTATATGGCGAACTACACCGAAAAGCGGCTTAACCCCTGCTTACTCGTGCCTGGAACAAAGTCCATCGTTTCGCTCGCTATGAACTATGCCCCTGCCCAAACGATGCCCGAAACCGAATATCAGCTCGCTGCCTACGCCTATGGGCAAGACTATCACGACGTTATGAAAGCGAAGCTGCGACAGCTCGCAGCCCTCATCGCCAACAAGTTTGAAGGCGAAAATGATAGCGAAGTGGGCGAGAACGACGGCAATAGCACAGCCATTACCACTCCTAAAACCAACAAAACCAGTGAAGAACCTACGGGCGAAATCCGTGTTTTTGTCGATACCGCTCCCGTACTCGAACGCTATTGGGCGCAGCGGGCAGGCTTAGGGTGGATAGGAAAGAATCATCAGCTCATCATTCCCCGCGCAGGCTCCATGTTTTTCCTTGGCGAAATCTTCCTTCCCTACGAGTTCGAAAGCTACGACAGTCCTATGCCAAGCCGTTGCGGCAATTGCCGTCGCTGCATAGAAGCCTGTCCCACCTGTGCCATTACCGACGAATGGGGCTTCGATAGCGAGAAGTGTCTGTCCTACCAGCTCATCGAAAACCGTGGCGAACTCTCCGAACAAGCCAAGCAAAGTATGGGCACCACCATCTACGGGTGCGACCGTTGCCAAACCGCCTGCCCATGGAACAAGTTCGCAACGCCCAATACCACCCCCGAATTTCAGCCCAAATCCGAACTCCTTGCCATGACAAAAGCCGATTGGCACAACCTTACCATCGACGAATACCGTGCTCTTTTCAAAGGCTCAGCAGTAAAACGTGTCAAGTTCGACGGCTTGAAGCGCAACATTTCAGCAAAGGAATAA
- a CDS encoding choice-of-anchor J domain-containing protein gives MKKLFITLFAAIAFFAATPATAQTADADYNLYGHLVGVNENNGIYKFTTEATSPLTAVQKIPYSPDYGIVKVKDRYFFFVLDDSGYGVEMYMYIYNANDFTFITRHKVPTDMVSIGCPIAYDEKTDKVYSVYKDGSTYKLCTLNLTKHERNEVGTLGNNFLAITFNREGKLYGINSAGRVGEISTTDATFTEILSTGMNPLYQQSAAFPANDSNTMYWAATLDDWGGTPGIYKIDLKAKTSTMLREFKHEEEFGCLWVGDKVMAQGAPAAATDLAADFANGELTGKINFTAPEKTYGGQTLTGDLTYKVLVDGVENMQGSTQAGKATIAEVTTTQGLHDFAVIVINAEGDGDKAEIKNIYVGHDTPKQVKNVKLVQGGATDKLTLTWDAATEGMNNGYVDPTEVKYQVRKMPSGEIVDNAGTSPYTYTVTQEKAEKCFFDVTPYIDDEHKGLPTASNKIMIGKPFEVPYTATFDTNDEVLLFTIEHIGDGNTYWDWDYDYKFMKIYSSTAPKDDWLFTPFIAVEEGSIYKLSFDVRTIGTEKYEVKYGVAPEAVAMTEQLVEDTEVDTDQFATRSVEFTANKTAVIYIGFHANTTNVEKGMNFYLDNIRLEKVGTTAIGCIPTTTTDANLRIADSGFYVLDRDTHVSVARIDGTTVLSRTVQAGQHVSLPKGIYIVRTANAAQKVVVR, from the coding sequence ATGAAAAAGCTTTTTATTACCCTTTTTGCTGCCATAGCTTTCTTTGCAGCAACGCCAGCCACAGCACAAACGGCTGATGCAGACTACAATTTGTACGGACACCTTGTGGGTGTGAACGAAAACAACGGCATCTACAAGTTCACGACGGAAGCCACTTCGCCACTAACGGCGGTTCAGAAAATACCCTATTCGCCCGACTACGGCATCGTAAAGGTGAAAGACCGCTACTTTTTCTTCGTGCTCGACGACTCGGGTTACGGTGTAGAAATGTATATGTACATCTACAACGCCAACGATTTTACTTTCATCACACGCCATAAAGTGCCTACCGATATGGTGTCTATCGGCTGTCCTATTGCATACGACGAGAAGACGGACAAGGTGTATTCTGTCTACAAAGACGGCAGCACCTACAAGCTATGCACCCTTAACCTTACCAAACACGAACGCAACGAGGTGGGCACACTGGGCAACAACTTCCTCGCAATAACCTTCAACAGGGAGGGAAAGCTCTACGGCATCAACTCGGCAGGTAGGGTTGGAGAGATTTCAACCACCGATGCTACCTTCACCGAGATACTTTCAACGGGTATGAACCCGCTCTATCAGCAGTCGGCAGCATTCCCTGCAAACGACAGCAACACGATGTATTGGGCTGCCACGCTCGACGATTGGGGCGGCACTCCGGGCATTTACAAAATTGATTTGAAGGCTAAGACCAGCACAATGCTGCGCGAATTCAAGCACGAAGAGGAATTTGGCTGTCTTTGGGTGGGCGATAAAGTGATGGCACAGGGTGCTCCTGCCGCTGCCACCGACCTTGCTGCCGACTTTGCAAACGGCGAACTGACGGGCAAAATCAACTTTACCGCACCCGAAAAGACTTACGGCGGACAGACGCTTACGGGCGACCTTACCTACAAAGTCCTCGTAGATGGCGTGGAAAACATGCAGGGCAGCACGCAGGCAGGCAAGGCTACCATTGCCGAAGTTACCACCACGCAGGGTCTGCACGATTTTGCAGTCATCGTAATCAACGCCGAGGGCGATGGCGACAAGGCTGAAATAAAGAACATATACGTAGGACACGACACGCCAAAGCAGGTGAAGAACGTGAAGTTGGTGCAGGGCGGAGCCACCGATAAGCTGACGCTGACATGGGACGCAGCCACCGAAGGAATGAACAACGGATATGTAGACCCAACGGAAGTGAAATACCAAGTGCGCAAGATGCCTTCGGGTGAAATTGTAGACAATGCTGGCACATCGCCATACACCTACACCGTAACGCAGGAAAAAGCCGAAAAGTGCTTCTTCGACGTAACACCATACATCGACGACGAGCACAAAGGCTTGCCCACAGCATCGAACAAGATAATGATAGGCAAACCTTTTGAGGTGCCCTACACTGCCACTTTCGACACCAACGACGAAGTATTGCTCTTCACCATCGAGCACATCGGCGACGGAAACACCTACTGGGATTGGGACTACGACTACAAGTTCATGAAGATATACAGCTCTACTGCGCCCAAGGACGACTGGTTGTTCACACCGTTCATTGCCGTAGAGGAAGGCTCGATATACAAACTGTCGTTCGATGTGCGCACCATAGGCACCGAAAAGTATGAAGTGAAGTACGGGGTGGCACCCGAAGCCGTTGCCATGACCGAGCAATTGGTGGAAGATACCGAAGTGGATACCGACCAGTTCGCCACTCGCAGCGTCGAGTTCACTGCCAACAAGACGGCTGTTATCTACATTGGCTTCCACGCCAACACCACAAACGTGGAGAAAGGTATGAACTTCTACCTCGACAACATACGCTTGGAGAAGGTCGGTACAACCGCTATCGGCTGCATACCTACCACCACAACCGATGCGAACCTGCGCATTGCCGACAGCGGATTTTATGTTCTTGACCGCGATACCCACGTCAGTGTGGCACGCATCGACGGCACCACCGTGCTCAGTCGCACCGTTCAGGCTGGTCAGCACGTATCTCTGCCGAAAGGCATCTACATTGTGCGCACTGCCAACGCCGCACAGAAAGTGGTTGTGAGGTAA
- a CDS encoding TIGR00341 family protein, with product MQRDNTQTLWQVVKGYFNAFPEKDCEDEVVAQISDGVDFHGATLWVLIFAIFIASLGLNVNSTAVIIGAMLISPLMGPIIGMGLAVGIADLKLFKRALTNYLITTVISVVTATIYFTISPITEAQSELLARTSPTLYDVLIALFGGAAGILAISTKSKNNVIPGVAIATALMPPLCTAGYGFAMGNTSYFFGAFYLYFINTVFIAFTTCIGVRLLHFHRKKFVDREKMKRVNYYIISIVIITMLPAGYMTWSIIKQSVTENNVEKFVRDELNNNGTYIISYEYDSKTKTLNVVAIGKPISVGAIAKAQKSMADYKLGDYTLKVIQGASSDSLLAIQRNKKGLAVTGEGNSSKWQEQAYQNVALQKQLAAYTRYPVLANDMKRELKVVCPAAKSLVLSQSSECFLDTALTKGYVMAVVKTNNTLAKDDRQQLYEWLKARVKTDSLELIVLPQ from the coding sequence ATGCAGAGAGATAACACGCAGACATTATGGCAAGTAGTGAAAGGATACTTCAATGCTTTCCCAGAGAAAGATTGCGAAGACGAAGTGGTAGCGCAGATAAGCGATGGCGTAGACTTTCACGGTGCAACCCTTTGGGTACTTATTTTTGCCATCTTCATAGCCTCGTTGGGCTTGAATGTCAACTCAACGGCAGTCATAATAGGTGCCATGCTCATATCGCCACTGATGGGACCAATCATCGGAATGGGCTTAGCAGTGGGCATAGCCGACCTTAAATTGTTCAAGCGGGCACTTACAAACTATCTCATTACGACGGTAATCAGTGTCGTTACGGCTACGATTTACTTCACCATTTCGCCCATTACCGAAGCCCAATCGGAACTTTTGGCACGCACATCGCCCACCCTCTACGACGTGTTAATAGCCCTTTTTGGTGGTGCTGCGGGCATTTTAGCCATCTCCACCAAGAGTAAGAACAACGTAATACCGGGTGTTGCGATAGCCACGGCATTGATGCCTCCGCTCTGTACGGCAGGTTATGGATTTGCAATGGGCAACACTTCCTACTTCTTTGGTGCATTCTATCTGTACTTCATCAATACGGTTTTCATCGCCTTTACCACCTGCATAGGCGTCCGCTTGCTACATTTCCATCGCAAGAAGTTTGTCGATCGCGAGAAGATGAAGCGGGTGAACTATTATATTATAAGCATTGTCATCATCACAATGTTACCTGCTGGCTATATGACATGGAGCATTATCAAGCAGAGTGTAACTGAAAACAACGTTGAGAAATTTGTACGCGACGAGCTGAATAACAATGGAACGTACATTATTTCGTACGAATACGATTCAAAAACCAAGACACTCAACGTGGTGGCAATAGGCAAACCAATCTCAGTCGGTGCCATAGCGAAAGCGCAGAAGAGTATGGCAGACTATAAGCTTGGCGACTATACACTTAAAGTGATACAAGGAGCGAGTTCCGATAGCCTTTTGGCCATACAGCGTAACAAGAAAGGTTTGGCTGTTACAGGCGAAGGAAACTCGTCCAAATGGCAAGAACAGGCATATCAGAACGTTGCATTGCAGAAGCAGTTGGCTGCCTATACACGCTATCCTGTATTGGCAAATGATATGAAACGCGAGCTGAAAGTGGTGTGCCCTGCAGCCAAAAGCCTTGTTCTTTCTCAGTCTTCTGAATGCTTTTTAGATACCGCTTTGACGAAAGGATATGTTATGGCAGTGGTTAAAACCAACAATACGCTTGCCAAAGACGATAGGCAACAGCTTTATGAATGGCTCAAGGCGAGAGTGAAAACCGACAGTCTGGAGTTGATAGTTCTGCCACAATAG